Within the Phaseolus vulgaris cultivar G19833 chromosome 9, P. vulgaris v2.0, whole genome shotgun sequence genome, the region aagttgtggcatatgagattaGGCCACATGAGTGAGAAGGGAATTCTAATCCTCAAGAAGAAGGGTCACCTTGATAATCACTGTACTGGAAAGGTTGATTTCTGTGAACATTGCATTTTTGGTAAGCAGAAAAAGGTTAGTTTTTCTAAAACCATACACAGAACCAAAGGTACTTTGGATTATATTCATTCAGATCTTTGGGGTCCGTCAAAAGTTCCCTCCAGAGGTAAATGTCGttatatgatgacaattattGATGACTTCTCACGAAAACTGTGGGTGTATTTTCTCAAACATAAGAATGAAgcattttccacttttaaagagtggaaattattgattgagaatcagattggcaagaagataaagaggttAAGGACATACAATGGCCTTGAGTTCTGTTCGAATGAATTCAATGATTTCTGCAAGAAGGAAGGCATTTCCTGACACTTCATCATCCCAagtactccacaacaaaatggggttACAGAAAGAATGAATAGAATTATCCTAGAGAGAGTTCGTTGCATACTCTCCCTTTCTGGTTTGAGCAAATCTTTTTGGGCTGAAGCGGCTTCAACAACATGTTATCTGATAAATCGCTCTCCTAACAGATCAATTGATTGCAACATTCCAGAAGAAGTTTGGTCAGGTAACCCTGTTGattattctaatcttaaaatatttggttgccctgcttattctcatgtaaacgagggaaaattagaaccttgtgctaagaagtgcattttcttggGTTATGGCTTAGAGATTAAAGGCTATCGTTTATATGACCCAGAATCTCATAAAGTAATTCACAGTCGGAATGTGACCTTTAATGAAAATGCTATGCTCTCTTCTGTAAAAGATACTGTCATTTCCTCAATTGATACAGGTGACCAGGAAGATGCTCGAgagaaggtggagtttgagattaaaacacTTGCTCATGAGGAAGACGTTCCCAATTCCTCCAGTACTCAAGGAGATCAAGTCACTGCTATTGATGGTACAAATGAACATTTGAGTCCACGTGAGCAATGTCCACCTAAATGACGAGGGTTACCACAACCGTGGTATATAGCTCAAGAACTTCCACAACAGAGACCAAGAAAAccaactcaaagattaattacagaatctgccaacattgcttatgctttaactattgcACAAGAGATGGGTGAAGAAGGTGAACCCAAGAATTACTCTGAAGCTATCTCTAATGACGACTCAACAAAGTGGATTGCTGCTATGCAAGAAGAAGTTGAGAGTCTTCTAAAAAACGAAACATGGGAATTGGTGaagttaccagaaggaaaacgagtcattagttgcaagtggatctttaagagaaaagaagggatccctggtgttgagagtacaaggaataaagcaagattttttgtaagaggttttgataaagagaaaggtattgactttaatgaagtattttctcttgttgttcgtcatacttcaatacgtatattacttgctttagttgccttgtatgatttggagctggaatagttagatgtgaaaactgcttttcttcatggtaatcttgaggaagagatttacatccGGAAGCCTGAGAGGTTCGTTGTTCCTTGAAAGGAGGACCATGTATGTCGTTTGAAGAAATCTCTCTACGGCTTGAAGCAATCACTAAGACAATGGTATAAGAGGTTTGATTCTTTCATGATTGGACATGGATACTCCAAAAGTAGCTATGATAACtgtgtttattttcaaaagacatctgatgggtaatttatatacttgttgttatatgttgatgacatgttgATTACCGCAAGAGATAAATCTTTAGTTAACAAGTTAAAGGCCCAACTTAGTagtgaatttgatatgaaggaCTTAGGTCCTGCCAATAAAATTTTGGGAATGGAGATCAACAGAGATCGTCAAGCTGGAAAACTTTttctatcacaaaagaagtatGTTCTTAAGATGCTCAACAAATTTGAAATGCGAGATTGCAAAGCTGTTAATACTCCAATTGCCGCCCACTTCAAGTTGTCATCAGATCAGTGTTCAAAATCAGACGAGGACAAAAGACGCATGTCACATGTCCCGTATTCGAATGCAATTGGAAGTTTCATGTATGCTATGGTATGTACTAGACCTTATTTAGCTTATGTTGTTAGCATTGTTAGCAGGTTCATGCATAATCCAGACAAGGCACACTGGGAAGCCGTTAAATGGATACTTCGTTATCTGAAAGGTTCTCCAGATCTTAGTTTGGTATTTGATCAACATAGAGTCGATCCCGGAGGAGCAGTTGGCTATGTTGATGCTGACTATGGTGGTGATTTAGATCGGAGAAGGTCACTTTCAGCTTACATCTTTACTCTATGTGGGTCTGCTATCAGTTGGTATTCTTCACTTCAAGCCATTGCGGTTTTGTCCACCACTGAAGCAGAATATATCGCTGCTACAGAAGGTATGAAAGAGGCTATATGGCTTTGAGGCTTGGTAAATGAACTTGGTTTTTCAACAAGATGTTCTTGTTATGTTTTGTGATAGTCAGAGTGTTGTCCACTTAACCAGGAACAACAAgtatcactcaaggaccaagcacattgaaattaaacaccattttatctgagacattgttgatacaggaaatataattgttgaaaaattCATACGGTCGAAAATCCTACAGACATGTTGACCAAGCCACTTCCATTGGCTAAGTTCGATCATTGCCTGAACTTAGCTGGTATTATCCATACTTAATCAAGGCTTCATGGCAAGAGAGTGTTCCAGTCAAAGGCaagtcaaggtggagatttgtgggttatgactcacctttaCCGTTATCTTGGTATAAATGGGAGGTTACTTACCGttgataattaattgttattaaagggaggttaattgccacaatcaatcgcaatcaatgggaggttaattgtcacaatcaattgcaatcaatgggaggttaattaccaCAATTAATTGCAATCAATGTGAccttaattaccattaattgtatttattattgttgtctcctagaaccactatatatagtggcttccttcaagcaatgtaacaaCATAACAAACAGCAACACGCACTTGtttcctctctcttttcctatactctctatttctgctcttgggtgtaagtgtttaacccatatagagagaatttgttttggaGCTATTTATCATTAGCCTGATAGGAATTCTTTGTACTCAcagtaccattatagtggaagttttggctctctcgccagtggttttttacctctatttaaaggggttttccacctaaaaattctggtatcattctcactttacttgttactttaatttctcataatctttggttgaaattatcacgcttccgcacacgatatccctacatttaattatttaattaatacttAAATTGTTTTAATCAACATAATAAGAAATATAAGAGCTTTATAAGTTACTACCATAATACCATTTCACTAACTAAAATagttcttaatatttttaaatagaaaataaataaaatattaataacactGAATCACACAAACATGATTTCTTATATAAAAACCTACATTCCTTAATATATTTCCGTATgttcatattaaaaatattatttctcttGTTTAAAGTAATATTCTCTTAATTTTTGCCAAAGAAATACGAGATTGtttcaaaatgaaaagtttAAAAGGCTTAATTTTTTATAGAAGTCAGAATGCGAGAGCTAACTGGTTCAAGAATGGTGATTCCTGTACTAGGTTCTTTCATTCCTccttgaggtggagaaggcttAGAAACGAAGTGAAGGGCGTCCAGGTGGGGGACCATTGGTGTGAGGAACCAAGCACTGTCCGTTCAAAAGCAAAGAAGTTTTTCGAAGCTAGATTCAAAGCAACGAAAGATTTAGGGGTAAGACTGGATGAAGTTGAATTCAAGTCGCTATCTTCGACTGATAACGACGAGGGTCTCCTAGCATCTTTCTCTGAGAAAGAGATTAGGGATGCAGTGTGGCAGTGTGGGACTCGTCCAAGCTCGAGCAATATAGACCCATCTCATTAGTTGGAGCTATGTACAAGATTATTTCGAAGGTTTTAGCTAGTAGAATGAAGAAGGTGTTGCCCTCTTTGATAGATGAATGCCAATCAGCCTTTGTGAAAGGAAGAGGGATCTTAGACAGTGTTCTTATGGCCAATGAAGTTGTTGAGGATTTAAGGAGAAGTGGGAGAAGAGGGTTGTGCCTAAAAGTGGACTTCGAAAAAGCATAGGACTCGGTTAGATGGGCGTTCTTATATGATATGATATCCAGGATGGGGTTTCACAACCTCTGGATCGCATGGATTAGAGGATGTCTGGAATCCGCCACTGTGTCTGTGTTAGTCAATGGGAGCCCTACGGAGGAATTCAAGCCGACTAGAGGGTTAAGGCAAGGAGACCCACTTGCACCCTTCCTTTTCCTAGTTGTAGTTGAAGGCCTTGCTGGGATAGTTAGAAGTGCTAGCAAAACCACTTTACTGATGGGTCTCAAGTTTGGAAGGAAGGAGATTGAGTTGTGCATCCTCCAGTTTGCGGATGACACTATTTTTCTATGTGAAGACTCCTTCAACAACGTGGTAACCTTGAAGGTCATCCTAAGGGGGTTTGAATTAGCCTCAGGGTTGAAGATCAACTTCCATAAGTCAAAGCTTGCAGGCATCAATGTTCAAAGTAGTGATGTAGCATGTTATACAAAGACGTTGAGCTGCAAACAAATGGGAGTACCGTTTAAATATATGGGCCTTGAAGTGGGAGGTAACCCCAGGAAGAAGTAGTTTTGGGATCCGGTCGTTAACAAGTTAAAAGCGAAGCTCAGTGTGTGGAAAGGAAGATTTTTATCCATGGCAGGGAGAATTTGTCTTATCAACTCTGTCATATCTGCTATACTTCTGTATTATCTCTCCCTTTTCAAAGCCCCTGACTCAGTCTGTAAGAGGATTACCTCTATCCAAAGGAGATTCTTATGGGGTTGGGGGAAAGAAAGCAAGCCAATTTGCTGGGTTAGTTGGGAAGATGTGTGCAAACCTAAAGAGGAGGGAGTATTGGGTTTAAGAGAAATACGAAAGTTAAACCATGCTCTCCTAGCTAAACGGAGATGGCATTGTATCTCTCAAGAGGAAGGAAGGTGGAAGGAGTTATTGGACTCAAAGTATGGGTTGGAGCCTGGAAGCGTCCATTCACTAGTCAAACTCCACTCTTGGTGGTGGAAAGATCTCTATAAAGTGTGCAAGGAGGGAGGAGGAAAAGGATGGTTTCAAGAAGAACTAAGTTGGAAACTAGGGTGTGGAGACAAAGTAAAGTTTTGGGAAGAGGTGTGGGTTGGGAGCTCTGATCTCAAATACTTGTTTCCTAGATTGTTCTCCCTATCCTTAAACCAGGGGCAAATAGTGGGTGAAGTTGGTGTGTGGATTAATTCGGATTGGAGATGGAGGCTGACATGGAGGCGTGCCAGGTTTGAGTGGGAATCATCACTGGAAGCAGACCTCTTTACACTGCTATCAGGGGCACTAATGAGAAGGAATGATGTGGATGTGCAGGTGTGGGGGAAGGAAGAACCCGACCTTTTTTTTGTGAATTCTGCTTATGAGTGCCTTGCCAAGCAGTCTCGTGGAACCCAATCCGATGTGTTTAATTTCCTTTGGAAGACTAAGGCATTCCCAAATGTGATTGTGACAGCTTGGAGAGTGCTGCTGGATAGAATCCCAACAAGGGTGAGTTTGAGTAGGAGAGGGGTGATGATGGAATCTACGTTATGTGCAATGTGTCAGCTTAAGGAGAAGTCTTGTCAACATATCTTCTTGGAGTGTAAATACGCACAATGGGTATTGTCCTTGTGCTTCAAATGGATAGGTATCTCTTTTGTTCAACATAATGATTTAAATCTACACTTTATGAGTTTTTATCTGAGCAATGCTAGCAAGAAGCAAAACCTGGTATGGAAAGGTGTTTGGGCATCTGTTATTAGGTGTATCTGGGACCAAAGGAACCTGATTGTATTCAAAAAAGGGCTAGTAGATGCGGAAGAGGTGTTTCAGAAGGCTCAACTCAAATCCTGGCTTTGGATGAAGCACAAGGTGCATTCCTTTACTTATTCTTTCGTAGATTGGATTCTTAATTCAATGTTTTGCATTAGAAGTTATAATCAGGACTCCCAGATTCCAAGAGTTTTAAGACTACGGCCTATACTGGATTTATAGTTGGTTGGAGGTGTTGGTGGGTTTGTCACGGCCTGCAGCTGGTGCAAGATGGAAAGGACATATGTGCTTGTATGCAAGAGAGTCAAAAAGAATGATAAGGACATGATGGAGGATTCTGTTTTGATGTGTCTTATAACAGACCAATAGAGGCAGGGTGTATGTTGGTTCAGGGTTCTTTTTGCAGGAAACAAAAACTGTGTTTTTTATGTGGTTTTTTTGGTTGTTGTGGAAATCCCTAAGTGTGTTTACTTATCAACTAGTGGTCTCACATGTGGATGGTAGCAGTAGAGGTTGTGGTGGGGATTTAGACATGGTGGGGGATGTAAGTCGAAGTTGTAAACTCCAACCAATCTAAGTGCGAGATGGACCCTGGCAAGTAGGAAGTTGGTTTCTGATAAAAGTGAGCTTAAAAGGAGCAAAGAGGGGGAAGCCAAAGTCCAAAAAGGAGCGAATGGAAGTTGCTGCATTGAAGTGATTAATTTTGTGATAAGTGCTACAATCGTGCCACTACAAGCTGGGTAGAAGGAATGTCAATGAGGTGGTGGAGATAACCAATATTTTGGTGTATTTTGATGGTTTTGTAGCTGCAGTTTGCAGTGCTTATAGCATTCCAATACGAGCACGGTGCTAGGTGGAATAGGATGTATAGCTTATGCAACAAACTTTATCTATCTATTGTTTCTTGGGTGTTTGTTCATCTCTTTATTCTTGGTGATTCTTAATGTGATTTGGTTTATGTAAAAGGGTTAGGATACCCCTTTtgtatccctcttaatttaatttcattctttgctgataaaaaaaaataaacatatcaacattttatacaaaatttacaattttgaTTTGCTAACTCCAATAGGACACAATACCTCAGAATTAGATAAAAACATAAGTTTTCATCTATATTAaggtatataaaaaattaaattcattattcATAAAAGCACCTTATTACATTTTACGATGACACAAagaaacaatattaataatttataaaataaaaataataacttataaTATTCTAGTGATTCAACCTTCGGGAATGAGGGGGTTTCTCCTGCTAtgacactctgacgctcaagtcagtaagagtaCAAAATATAATGAGTATAGGAGTATTAGGATAAAATATGAGTTGAGAGTACTTCATATGTTGTGTATTAGATGATCCTTTTTTTAGAGCATAAACTGGTATATATAGACTGAATTCCAACTCCTCCGTTTTATGGTCATGATCCTGTCTTAATTGAGTAGTTAAGGCTAATTGATTGAGATCTCTTGACTTGTACTCCCTCATAGGTCAAGAAACGACAATAAATGACCAACTATCGGATTAGGCATATCTCCTAACATGCCATAAATGACCAATTATCGGGTCAGACATATGACCTAACATGCCACCAGCCTCACACGTAGGCCAATGAGATTATGGTGAATTTGAAGATAGAAAAATAAGCCTTTTGTTAATTCCATCATGTAATGCCTATGAGCTTACAAAACCTAAGAGTTATCTTAGAgataaaaatccaaataaataaataaaataatatagtaaGACAACGTAATGATACAAAAGATTCTAATTGAAGAGTTGAGTAGAATGGATCCATTAAATATGATAGCAATTTCTTTAATTGTAAAAGTAAAAAGTAAGAcaaatgtttaaattttatttatatcagCGGAGTGAAAGTTAAAAAGGTGCATGCTCAAACTTTGAATATTGAAAGGCCCGCAGTAGCATCCCCACATGCGGACTTTGAATGTAGACGCTATGTCGTCCTTCATCAAACTTCAAACCATATTACATAAGCGTGGGTCCCTCGCCAAGCCCAAGCATCGCAAAAACACCATTCTCCCACTCACTTTTCATTTGCtaaataaactataaaaaaaaacataagctAGCCTACGTTTTCTATCCCTCTCTAACTTTTCAATCACACTACCAAAGTTGCACGTTACAACATTTTTAATAGAGTGATTACTACTGCATCTTCTTTGTTTTGGAGtgtcaaattttaatattttttattttttattttagaaatataaaatgAGACTTCAACAATAAACGCAATGTTATCATGcaagtattaataataattgtactccatattaaaataaactttataaACCTTGGAAAGGTATCGTGGGGACATTAGCTAGCTttaacctttttattttttatttggggATCTTCTTTTCTAATTTCTCTTGCTGTCGGACAATTGGATACACATTTTTCATGGGCGACCAAATAGGGTTTGTCCTCCGCGGTTCACGATTGTTAACCAGACCTTATTGTAGGTTCAGATTCAAGAATTAAAACCTGGAACAGAACCCAAATGATTCATCGAACCTGGACAGTAATTGGGGTTATTTGTTTtccttaaataaatttattaacaaaGTTCTTTTGTAACACAACATGTTTAAGGACAAACTATTCGCTGACTGTGCCAGGTTTAATGTAACTGCTCCGTTCCCAAACCCTGCTGCGTTTGTCACTTTTTCTGCTCTGGCTTTTACGATCAAAAGTAGAAGTGGAGTCTTTTCAGAGAGACATGTGAGAAGGAAAACCGATGGTAATGGTACGTGGGGAGTGGAAGCCCAACCTGTTCAGTttactcttttaatttctgGGTATTAATATcatcatatatttataaatatatatagcaTGTATAAATTTGTCTGTtcgttttctctttttttcccCACTTCCGTGTGTTGTAGGTCATTCTGcctttgtatatttttttgtgCTTTACACGAATTCTGACATGGGAAGGGTTAAAGTGAGTTTGTGAAGAAAAAAGAATACTTTTGGTGTTAGTGTAAGAGGAATCCTCCACTGGCAATGGCTTGCATTAGAAGCCTAGGAATGTTGGGAGTCTATTTTAGACTATTCTCCAAACGATTTTCGAATAAGCACTTGGTGGTTCATAAATCATAAAGGGCTGGGACTTGGGAAAAGTCCACATTTTGGTTGTCTAGTTCGGAATGAATTATGCTGTCATGTTCTTTACAGTTTTACCCTGCTGCCATATAAAGTGAAATTCAGTAAATTCTGCGGCGCTACGTTGATGAGAACTTATGCTATTATCTATTGGTATTTGTAGAATGCATTCCATGGATGTAAATTATGGATCTGCATTTAATCTGATAAGGATGtggtaattattatatattgatCTTCACATTAGTAAGTTATTCATGGAGATTCAATTATTGTGACTCTGTTGGACAGTCAAAACACGGTTTGGACTTTGGACTTTTTGAATGTTGTTTATTTCCGTTTGGAATGACTTTATggttttttgaatttttgttcaGGTTTAAGAATTTGATTCCTTTCTAATCTTGTCTGGGAGTTACGTGTTTTGTATTATTCAGGAATTAGAAAAGATGATAATTGAGAATTTTTTGTATGTATTGTTTTGTAAGTGAGAGGGACTGGTGCGTGAGTTCACTCATGCTCGTGCTCGTGCTTGTGAAGAGGTGCTCGTGCTCGTTCTCGTGCTTGTGAAGAGGTGCACGTGCTCGTGCTTGTGAAGAGGTGCATACAAAGACCATTTACTTGTACTGTTAATTGGATACAAAATTTTGCCATCACTCTTCCTTAATGAGAACTGTAGTCTCTGATTTTCTTTAGCTTACATTAGACATCTCGGTAGTCATCATAAAATCTGCGAAATCTTTCTTTCGATCAAATTAGTCTTGAGATTTGACATAATAAATCGGCTCACAATTCCACTCCAGGAACTAGTACTTCCAATTGATGGTTGCCATTGACATGTTtaacttctttgtctttttcttattTAAGCTTTATTGACTTCGTGAGTTTTAAAAAAGCACCTAGAAATTGCATATTGTAATGTAATTTATTGAATTCTAGATGTACTAAGTTTGCTCCCTAAACAATACTTATCGTATTCCCCGCCATTCTTCTGACGTTACGACAGATATACTTGCTATAAGACTTTCTGACTTGGGTGAATTAATTTCAGGGTAGTTTGGTCAGGATTGAAAATTAAGCATTTTAATGCATGATTTTGACATGTATTCGATCCGGTTCACACATTATAAGGTCTTGTTTTCCATTCCCAGCTTGAGAACATTGACCTGAAAGATGAAGTCTTTGAGGTTGTAATCCAAAGCTTACCTGCTTAAGAAGGCATTGCAGCTTGAACCAGTGACCACTCAAATCTTCTATCAAGTATCCCCTCCTCCTCTATTCAGGTTGGTAAACATTTCAGAATTTTCTCATACTAAGTAGGAACTATCAATCATAAATCAACATCTAAAATTCCATATTACGTGCCTCATTATCTTCATTATTGGACTATATATTAGAATTTTAAGCAACATGGTATATTTTGTGATTGCTAATCACACTCCTCGAAGTCCTTGTTTTTTTCCAGTATTTCTGGTTATGACTTTTCCCTGTATTACAGACTGAAGGTCCCGGTTGATGACTTCAATGGGTCCTCCTGCTGATCAAAATCTTGATACTAAAGAGGTCGATCTGAGAAGTATGTCGTCTTCTTCACATGGTCAGGCACCACGAGTCTACAAAGTGGCAATTCCTCCAAGACAGAACCTCTTCAAGGAATTCCAAGCCACCATTAAAGAAACTTTCTTTTCTGATGATCCTCTAAGACCCTTCAAAGATCAATCTAAATCAAGGAAGTTCATCCTCGGCATTGAGGCCATATTCCCAATACTTAAGTGGGGAAGAAGTTACAACCTTAAAAAATTTAGAGGGGATTTAATATCTGGTCTCACTATTGCGAGTCTTTGCATTCCTCAGGTACTTAAGTTTGCTTTACAGTGTATTTCAATTTTTGAAGCTACGAGAATAATTCATGTTGCATGCCCCATTTTTTAAGGTTCTAACTTCTAATGCTTGGCTGAAAAACAGGATATTGGATACTCCAGGCTTGCACATTTGCCTCCACAGTATGGACTGTGTAAGACTCTACTTGCCTCTCACCAATAgctcaatttttttctttgcaCGTTAGACTGATCCTTTTGCATTTTGTTCTTTCTACTCGTTTACAGACTCGAGTTTTGTTCCACCATTGATCTATGCTGTCATGGGTAGCTCTCGTGATATTGCTATAGGACCTGTAGCAGTGGTTTCTCTCTTGTTGGGGACCTTACTTAGTAATGAGATTGATCCTACTAAAAATGCGGCAGAATATCAGCGACTTGCTTTTACAGCCACTTTTTTTGCTGGAATTACTCAAGCAACGCTTGGTATTCTTAGGTATGACAACACTACCGCCCAATATATGGATTTTGCATTTAGACATTTCAACCACTGAAGTTTATGTCTTGTGCAACTGCTACCAGTTACACGAATGTTACAATGTTTTATATCACACCATATAATCTTACGGttgcattatttatttatttttttcaatcagGTTAGGATTCTTGATTGACTTCCTATCCCATGCTGCTATTGTCGGTTTTATGGGGGGTGCTGCTATCACAATTTCCCTTCAACAGCTCAAGGGTTTCCTTGGcattaaaactaaaatgttcACAACGAAAACTGATATTATCTCTGTGATGCATTCAGTATTCAATACAGCCCATCATGGAGTATACTCTCCTTCTCTCTCTCAATATACATGCTAATTATTAATTACCAGGAGTCCTGATCTGAACAAGTCCGTGCCTAAATTTAAAATTGCCAACTGTTGGTGTCACTGGTGTGTGTATGTTGAACACAAAATTGACTAATAATTGATAACACTTATCTTGCAGTGGAACTGGCAAACTATAGTCATCGGAGCTAGCTTTTTGGGTTTTCTTCTGGTCGCCAAATACATTGTAAGACATTATACCACCCCTTCATGCATTTTGCTATTATTCCCTAATTAATCGTTAGGATTTCGTAAATTGTTTTATCATTCTTTCATATTATTGCATCAGGGAAAGAAAAACAGGAGATTATTCTGGCTGCCAGCAATTGCTCCGTTGATATCCGTTATTTTGTCCACTTTTTTTGTATTCATAACCCGTGCAGATAAGCAAGGAGTAGAAATTGTAAGTATATGTTTATTCTCGTCAAAAGACTGATAGCGTATTTTAGGACCAACTGATGGCAAGAGTGACATAATATTAGTTACAGCAAAACTGAAGTTTTTGTCTATTGATATGTGAAGgtgagaaaaatagaaaaaggaatCAATCCATCATCAGTTAAAGATCTTTATTTAACAGGGGAAAACCTTGGAAAAGGTTTTAAAATTGGCATCGTGGCAGGCATGATAGCATTGACTGTGAGTAGCTTTGACACCAATACTTCTCTTGAAGAGTATCCGTCCATTTTACTCCTGTAGTTTCTAATTAAACCATTACATTTTGATTGCTAGGAAGCCTCGGCAATTGGAAGAACATTTGCATCTATGAAGGACTATCAACTGGATGGAAACAAAGAAATGGTTGCACTAGGAGCAATGAAT harbors:
- the LOC137820867 gene encoding sulfate transporter 1.3-like, with amino-acid sequence MTSMGPPADQNLDTKEVDLRSMSSSSHGQAPRVYKVAIPPRQNLFKEFQATIKETFFSDDPLRPFKDQSKSRKFILGIEAIFPILKWGRSYNLKKFRGDLISGLTIASLCIPQDIGYSRLAHLPPQYGLYSSFVPPLIYAVMGSSRDIAIGPVAVVSLLLGTLLSNEIDPTKNAAEYQRLAFTATFFAGITQATLGILRLGFLIDFLSHAAIVGFMGGAAITISLQQLKGFLGIKTKMFTTKTDIISVMHSVFNTAHHGWNWQTIVIGASFLGFLLVAKYIGKKNRRLFWLPAIAPLISVILSTFFVFITRADKQGVEIVRKIEKGINPSSVKDLYLTGENLGKGFKIGIVAGMIALTEASAIGRTFASMKDYQLDGNKEMVALGAMNVVGSMTSCYVATGSFSRSAVNFMAGCQTAVSNIVMSVVVFLTLEFITPLFKYTPNAILSAIIISAVINLIDYEAAILIWKIDKFDFVACMGAFFGVVFVSVEIGLLIAVSISFAKILLQVTRPRTAILGKIPRTTVYRNIQQYPEASKVPGVLIVRVDSAIYFSNSNYVKERTIRWLMDEEEKVKGDYRTKIQFLILELSPVTDIDTSGIQSFEELHRSLEKRGVELVLANPGPAVTDKLYASNFANTLGEDKIFLTVAEAVAYCSPKVTEDP